GTGCAAGAAGGAAACAAATATCATATAATGAAACCATAAATGGTATATTGGAGGTGTTTTTATGGCGATTATGATGCAATTGCCGGACATTGCAGCGTCTCATGCAAAGCCAAGTATGGAAATGGCGATACTTTGCGTGAGGTAGACAATGTATATACAATCGCCAAATTGAGCTCGTATATTTTTGTATTTGGCTTTGCCCTTATTGAAATGAATCATACGAAATAAGGGGCGAGCAAACATGGGATACGTAAAAGCAACAGCTGTTTTACCGGAAAGTTTAATTGCAGAAATTCAAAAATATGTACAGGGTGAAACAATTTACATTCCAAAACAAGAAACTGAACATTATAAATGGGGTACACGATCTGGGGGAAGAAAACAAATCGATATGCGAAATCGAAAGATAAAAGAAGCTTTTGAAAACGGGATTGCTATTTATCAATTAGCGGAAGAATATTTTCTTTCTGTAGAAACAATAAAAAAAATTGTGTAT
The window above is part of the Bacillus cytotoxicus NVH 391-98 genome. Proteins encoded here:
- a CDS encoding CD3324 family protein translates to MGYVKATAVLPESLIAEIQKYVQGETIYIPKQETEHYKWGTRSGGRKQIDMRNRKIKEAFENGIAIYQLAEEYFLSVETIKKIVYSKS